From the genome of Paraburkholderia aromaticivorans, one region includes:
- a CDS encoding MlaC/ttg2D family ABC transporter substrate-binding protein translates to MKKLFLIPLFAALFSFASAGASAQTVDANSPDGMIKTVTQEVIDAVRADKSIQQGDISHITRLVNEKILPYTDFRRTTQLAMGRNWRTATPEQQNQVVEQFKMLLIRTYSGALAQVRDQQIQYKPFRMNPDDTDTVVRSVVMNNGSPIELDYRLYKTPQGWRVYDINVLGAWLIQAYQQQFNEQIQQKGVDGLIQFLTQRNQQLAAGKQS, encoded by the coding sequence ATGAAAAAATTGTTCTTGATTCCGCTGTTCGCCGCGCTGTTCTCGTTTGCCAGTGCCGGTGCATCAGCACAAACGGTCGACGCCAATTCACCCGACGGCATGATCAAGACGGTCACGCAGGAAGTGATCGACGCAGTGCGCGCCGACAAGTCGATCCAGCAAGGCGACATCTCGCATATCACCCGGCTGGTCAACGAAAAGATCCTGCCGTACACCGATTTTCGCCGCACCACGCAACTGGCCATGGGCCGCAACTGGCGCACGGCCACGCCGGAGCAGCAAAACCAGGTGGTCGAGCAGTTCAAGATGCTGCTGATCCGTACATATTCGGGCGCCTTGGCGCAGGTGCGCGATCAGCAGATCCAGTACAAGCCGTTCCGCATGAACCCGGACGACACCGACACGGTGGTGCGCTCGGTCGTGATGAACAATGGCTCGCCGATCGAACTGGACTACCGTCTTTACAAGACGCCGCAAGGCTGGCGCGTCTATGACATCAACGTGCTCGGCGCATGGCTGATCCAGGCATATCAGCAGCAGTTCAACGAGCAGATTCAGCAGAAGGGCGTGGACGGACTGATCCAGTTCCTCACGCAGCGCAACCAGCAACTCGCCGCGGGCAAGCAGTCGTGA
- a CDS encoding YchE family NAAT transporter yields MDILKSFISLLALINPVGAIPFFMSLTAHQSDAERRRTIRIAAISVFCVIAVTTLLGQQIISFFGISVGSLEVGGGIIMLLMAINMLNAQIGNSRSTPEERHEAEQKDNIAVVPLAIPLLTGPGAISTTIIYAAGSAHWYDRISLVAIGAVLAAICFFSLRLAEPIARWVGRTGINIGTRLMGLMLSALAVEFIVDGLKALLPNLK; encoded by the coding sequence ATGGACATTCTGAAGTCGTTTATTTCGCTGCTGGCGTTGATCAACCCGGTCGGCGCCATCCCGTTCTTCATGAGCCTGACGGCGCATCAGAGCGACGCCGAGCGGCGGAGGACCATCCGGATCGCGGCCATTTCGGTGTTCTGCGTGATTGCGGTGACCACGCTGCTCGGGCAGCAGATCATCAGCTTCTTCGGCATTTCGGTCGGCTCGCTCGAAGTGGGCGGCGGGATCATCATGCTGCTGATGGCGATCAACATGTTGAACGCGCAGATCGGCAACAGCCGGTCGACGCCGGAAGAACGCCACGAAGCGGAGCAGAAGGACAACATCGCGGTCGTGCCGCTGGCGATTCCGCTGTTGACCGGTCCGGGCGCGATCAGCACCACGATCATCTATGCGGCCGGTTCGGCGCACTGGTACGACCGGATCAGCCTCGTCGCGATCGGCGCGGTGTTGGCGGCGATCTGTTTTTTTTCGCTGCGCCTCGCCGAACCGATTGCCCGCTGGGTCGGTCGCACGGGTATCAACATCGGCACGCGGCTCATGGGTTTGATGTTATCGGCGCTGGCGGTGGAATTCATCGTCGATGGATTGAAGGCATTGCTGCCTAATTTGAAATGA
- the hisD gene encoding histidinol dehydrogenase, whose translation MSIKIRKLDSTAPDFQKSLHAVLAFEASEDEAIERSVAQILNDVKARGDAAVLEYTRRFDRVEANSVDALELPMSELEAALEGLEPKRRAALEAAAARVRGYHEKQKIECGSHSWQYTEADGTVLGQKVTPLDRAGIYVPGGKAAYPSSVLMNAIPARVAGVREIVMVVPTPDGVKNPLVLAAALLGGVDRVFTIGGAQAVGALAYGTATIPAVDKICGPGNAYVASAKRRVFGTVGIDMIAGPSEILVLCDGTTDPRWVAMDLFSQAEHDELAQSILLCPDDAFIGRVRDAIDELLPTMPRRDVISASLEGRGALVKVRDMAEACAIANDIAPEHLEISALEPHQWGQLIRHAGAIFLGRYTSESLGDYCAGPNHVLPTSRTARFSSPLGVYDFFKRSSVIEVSAEGAQTLGEIAAELAYGEGLQAHARSAEYRMRQNG comes from the coding sequence ATGTCTATCAAGATTCGCAAACTCGATTCCACCGCTCCCGACTTCCAGAAGTCGCTGCACGCGGTGCTCGCGTTCGAGGCGAGCGAAGACGAAGCAATCGAGCGCTCGGTCGCGCAGATTCTGAACGACGTGAAGGCGCGCGGCGACGCCGCGGTGCTCGAGTACACGCGCCGCTTCGACCGTGTCGAGGCAAACAGCGTCGACGCGCTCGAGCTGCCGATGTCGGAGCTGGAAGCGGCGCTGGAAGGCCTCGAGCCGAAGCGCCGCGCGGCGCTCGAAGCGGCGGCGGCGCGGGTGCGCGGCTACCACGAGAAGCAGAAGATCGAATGCGGCAGCCATAGCTGGCAGTACACGGAAGCCGACGGCACCGTGCTGGGCCAGAAGGTTACGCCGCTCGATCGCGCCGGTATCTACGTGCCGGGCGGCAAGGCGGCGTATCCGTCGTCGGTGCTGATGAACGCGATTCCGGCGCGAGTGGCCGGCGTGCGCGAAATCGTCATGGTGGTGCCGACGCCGGACGGCGTGAAGAATCCGCTGGTGCTCGCGGCCGCGTTGCTCGGCGGCGTGGATCGCGTATTCACGATCGGCGGCGCCCAGGCGGTGGGCGCGCTGGCGTACGGCACGGCGACCATTCCCGCGGTCGACAAGATCTGCGGTCCGGGCAACGCGTATGTCGCCTCGGCCAAGCGCCGGGTGTTCGGCACGGTCGGCATCGACATGATCGCCGGGCCGTCGGAAATTCTCGTGCTGTGCGACGGCACCACGGACCCGCGCTGGGTGGCGATGGACCTGTTCTCGCAAGCCGAGCACGACGAACTCGCGCAGTCCATCCTGCTGTGCCCGGACGACGCGTTCATCGGCCGGGTAAGAGATGCGATCGACGAACTGCTGCCCACCATGCCGCGCCGCGACGTGATCAGCGCGTCGCTGGAAGGGCGCGGCGCGCTGGTCAAGGTGCGCGACATGGCCGAAGCCTGCGCGATCGCCAACGACATCGCCCCGGAGCACCTCGAAATCTCCGCGCTGGAGCCGCATCAATGGGGCCAGCTGATCCGCCATGCCGGCGCGATCTTCCTCGGCCGCTACACCAGCGAAAGCCTCGGCGACTACTGCGCGGGGCCAAATCACGTTTTGCCTACGTCTCGTACCGCACGGTTCTCGTCTCCCTTGGGCGTCTATGATTTCTTCAAGCGTTCGAGCGTGATCGAGGTCAGCGCGGAAGGTGCGCAGACGCTTGGCGAGATCGCCGCCGAACTCGCTTACGGCGAAGGCCTGCAGGCGCATGCCCGAAGCGCCGAATACCGGATGCGGCAAAACGGCTGA
- a CDS encoding BolA family protein: MLPTPEQVKQYIAAGLACQHLEVEGDGQHFFATIVSPSFEGKRLIQRHQLVYAALGDRMREEIHALSMKTLTPAEWQNA, from the coding sequence ATGTTGCCGACTCCCGAACAGGTCAAGCAATACATCGCCGCTGGGCTCGCCTGCCAGCATCTCGAAGTCGAAGGCGACGGCCAGCATTTCTTTGCGACCATCGTTTCGCCGAGCTTCGAAGGCAAGCGTCTGATCCAACGCCATCAACTCGTGTACGCGGCGCTCGGCGACCGCATGCGCGAAGAAATCCACGCGCTCAGCATGAAGACGCTGACGCCCGCCGAATGGCAGAACGCGTAA
- the hisH gene encoding imidazole glycerol phosphate synthase subunit HisH, with the protein MKTSIAIVDYGMGNLRSVAQALRKAAPEADVAIVDRPEAIRAADRVVLPGQGAMPDCMRSLGESGLQEAVIEASRTKPLMGVCVGEQMLFDWSAEGDTPGLGLLPGKVLRFDLEGQLQDDGSRFKVPQMGWNRVRQTQPHPLWDGVADNAFFYFVHSYYVVPDNAAHTAGETVYGVPFTSAVARDNIFATQFHPEKSAEAGLRVYRNFVHWNP; encoded by the coding sequence ATGAAAACTTCGATAGCGATTGTGGATTACGGAATGGGCAACCTGCGCTCGGTTGCCCAGGCACTGCGCAAAGCCGCGCCGGAAGCGGATGTGGCGATCGTCGACCGGCCGGAAGCGATCCGTGCCGCCGACCGCGTGGTGCTGCCAGGCCAAGGTGCGATGCCCGACTGCATGCGCAGTCTCGGCGAGTCCGGCTTGCAGGAAGCGGTGATCGAAGCGTCGCGCACCAAGCCGTTGATGGGCGTGTGCGTCGGCGAGCAGATGCTGTTCGACTGGAGCGCGGAGGGCGACACGCCCGGCCTCGGCCTGTTGCCCGGCAAGGTGCTGCGCTTCGACCTTGAAGGCCAACTGCAGGACGACGGCTCGCGTTTCAAGGTGCCGCAAATGGGCTGGAACCGCGTGCGCCAGACGCAGCCGCATCCGCTCTGGGACGGCGTCGCGGACAACGCGTTCTTCTACTTCGTGCACAGTTATTACGTGGTGCCGGACAATGCCGCCCATACGGCGGGCGAAACGGTGTATGGCGTGCCCTTTACCTCGGCGGTGGCGCGGGATAACATCTTCGCGACCCAATTCCACCCTGAAAAGAGCGCCGAAGCGGGGCTGCGCGTGTATCGCAACTTCGTGCACTGGAACCCGTGA
- the murA gene encoding UDP-N-acetylglucosamine 1-carboxyvinyltransferase gives MDKLVIEGGYPLSGEVVVSGAKNAALPILCAGLLSAEPVHLENVPDLQDVRTMLKLLGQMGVQIESGEGRVSLNASKVDNLVAPYEMVKTMRASILVLGPLVARFGHARVSLPGGCAIGARPVDQHIKGLQAMGAEITIEHGFIEARAKRLKGARIVTDMITVTGTENLLMAAVLAEGETVIENAAREPEVGDLAHLLVEMGAKIEGIGTDRLVIQGVDKLHGAKHTVIPDRIEAGTFLCAVAAAGGDVTLRKVRPLILEAVTEKLREAGVTIEEGEDWMRVRMDKRPSAVTFRTSEYPAFPTDMQAQFMALNTIATGTSQVVETIFENRFMHVQELNRLGANITIDGNTALVTGVEQLSGAKVMATDLRASASLVIAALRADGETLIDRIYHLDRGYDRMEIKLTAIGAKVRRISGSQA, from the coding sequence ATGGATAAACTCGTCATTGAAGGTGGCTACCCGCTGTCGGGTGAAGTCGTCGTCTCGGGTGCGAAGAACGCGGCGTTGCCGATTCTGTGCGCGGGTCTGCTCAGCGCGGAGCCGGTGCATCTGGAAAACGTGCCCGACCTGCAGGACGTGCGCACGATGCTCAAGCTGCTCGGCCAGATGGGCGTGCAGATCGAGAGCGGCGAAGGGCGTGTGTCGCTGAACGCGTCGAAGGTGGATAACCTCGTCGCGCCGTACGAAATGGTCAAGACCATGCGCGCGTCGATTCTCGTGCTCGGCCCGCTGGTTGCGCGCTTCGGTCATGCGCGCGTCTCGCTGCCGGGTGGCTGCGCGATCGGCGCGCGGCCGGTGGATCAGCATATCAAGGGCCTGCAGGCGATGGGCGCGGAGATCACGATCGAGCACGGCTTCATCGAAGCGCGCGCGAAGCGTCTGAAGGGCGCACGCATCGTCACCGACATGATCACCGTGACCGGCACCGAAAATCTGCTGATGGCAGCCGTGCTCGCCGAAGGCGAGACCGTGATCGAGAACGCGGCGCGTGAGCCGGAAGTCGGCGATCTCGCGCATCTGCTGGTCGAGATGGGCGCGAAGATCGAAGGCATCGGCACGGATCGTCTCGTGATCCAGGGCGTCGACAAGCTGCATGGCGCCAAGCACACGGTGATTCCTGACCGGATCGAAGCCGGCACGTTCCTGTGCGCGGTGGCGGCAGCCGGTGGCGACGTCACGCTGCGCAAGGTCCGTCCGCTGATTCTCGAAGCGGTGACCGAAAAGCTGCGCGAAGCCGGCGTCACGATCGAAGAAGGCGAAGACTGGATGCGCGTGCGCATGGACAAGCGTCCCAGCGCGGTCACGTTCCGCACCTCCGAATACCCGGCGTTCCCGACCGACATGCAGGCGCAGTTCATGGCGCTGAACACGATCGCGACCGGCACCTCGCAGGTCGTCGAGACGATTTTCGAAAACCGCTTCATGCACGTGCAGGAATTGAACCGGCTCGGCGCGAACATCACGATCGACGGCAACACCGCGCTCGTGACCGGCGTCGAGCAACTTTCCGGCGCGAAAGTCATGGCGACGGACCTGCGCGCGTCCGCGAGTCTCGTAATCGCCGCCTTGCGCGCCGACGGTGAAACGCTGATCGACCGGATCTATCACCTCGACCGCGGTTACGACCGGATGGAAATCAAGCTCACCGCTATCGGCGCGAAGGTGCGCCGTATCTCGGGGAGCCAGGCATGA
- the hisG gene encoding ATP phosphoribosyltransferase, which translates to MSAMPQTSSSPAVSAPLTLALSKGRIFEETLPLLAAAGIEVAEDPETSRKLILPTTDANLRVIIVRATDVPTYVEYGAADFGVAGKDVLLEHGGSGLYQPVDLDIARCRMSVAVAAGFDYANAVRQGARLRVATKYVETAREHFAAKGVHVDLIKLYGSMELAPLVGLADAIVDLVSSGNTLRANNLVEVEEIMQISSRLVVNQAALKLKRAALRPILDAFERASKAGSTTA; encoded by the coding sequence ATGAGCGCAATGCCGCAGACTTCGTCGTCGCCGGCGGTGAGCGCACCGCTCACGCTGGCGTTGTCGAAAGGGCGTATCTTCGAGGAAACGCTGCCGCTGCTCGCGGCGGCGGGCATCGAAGTGGCCGAAGATCCGGAAACCTCGCGCAAGCTCATTCTGCCGACCACGGACGCGAACCTGCGCGTGATCATCGTGCGCGCCACCGACGTGCCCACCTACGTCGAATACGGCGCGGCCGACTTCGGCGTGGCGGGTAAAGACGTGCTGCTCGAGCACGGCGGCAGCGGCCTGTATCAGCCGGTCGACCTGGATATTGCGCGTTGCCGCATGTCGGTCGCGGTCGCGGCCGGTTTCGATTATGCGAACGCGGTGCGCCAGGGCGCCCGCTTGCGCGTGGCGACCAAGTACGTGGAAACCGCGCGTGAGCATTTCGCCGCCAAGGGCGTGCACGTCGACCTGATCAAGCTGTACGGTTCGATGGAACTGGCGCCGCTGGTGGGCCTCGCCGATGCGATCGTCGACCTGGTGAGCTCGGGCAACACCTTGCGCGCCAACAATCTTGTCGAGGTGGAGGAGATCATGCAGATTTCGTCGCGCCTCGTTGTGAACCAGGCGGCGCTCAAGCTCAAGCGCGCCGCATTGCGGCCGATCCTCGACGCGTTCGAACGCGCGTCGAAAGCCGGCTCCACGACGGCCTGA
- the hisC gene encoding histidinol-phosphate transaminase — translation MTTPQDIIRRDVLAMTSYPVPDATGYIKLDAMENPFPLPPVLAAHLGEHLAGVALNRYPAPRPDALIEKIKRVMQVPAGCDVLLGNGSDEIISMVSVACSQPGAKVLAPVPGFVMYQMSAKLANLEFVGVPLKADFTLDTEAMLAAIAEHQPAIIYLAYPNNPTGTLFDDADMERIIAAASKSLVVIDEAYQPFAQQSWLPRADAFDNVVVMRTVSKLGLAGIRLGYLVGKPAWLTEFDKVRPPYNTNVLTQAAADFLLDHVDVLDSQAAQLREERTKLAHAVAGLPGAEVFPSAGNFLLVRVPDASVLFETLLAARVLIKNVSKMHPLLANCVRLTVGSPEENAQLLAALKLVLH, via the coding sequence ATGACGACACCTCAAGACATCATCCGCCGCGACGTGCTCGCGATGACGAGCTATCCGGTTCCGGACGCGACGGGCTACATCAAGCTCGACGCGATGGAAAATCCGTTCCCGCTGCCGCCGGTGCTGGCCGCGCATCTGGGCGAGCACCTGGCGGGGGTCGCGCTGAACCGCTATCCGGCGCCGCGTCCGGATGCGCTGATCGAGAAGATCAAGCGTGTGATGCAGGTGCCGGCCGGCTGCGACGTGCTGCTCGGCAACGGCTCGGACGAGATCATCAGCATGGTGTCGGTCGCATGCTCGCAGCCGGGCGCCAAGGTGCTCGCGCCTGTGCCGGGTTTCGTGATGTATCAGATGTCGGCGAAACTGGCGAATCTCGAGTTCGTCGGCGTGCCGCTGAAAGCGGACTTCACGCTCGACACCGAAGCGATGCTGGCCGCGATCGCCGAGCACCAGCCGGCGATCATCTACCTCGCCTATCCGAACAACCCGACCGGCACGCTGTTCGACGACGCCGACATGGAGCGCATCATCGCCGCGGCCAGTAAGAGCCTCGTGGTGATCGACGAGGCCTACCAGCCGTTCGCGCAGCAAAGCTGGCTGCCGCGCGCCGACGCGTTCGACAATGTCGTAGTCATGCGCACGGTGTCCAAGCTCGGTCTGGCCGGCATCCGTCTCGGGTATCTGGTCGGCAAGCCGGCCTGGCTGACCGAATTCGACAAAGTGCGGCCTCCGTACAACACCAACGTGCTCACACAAGCCGCCGCCGATTTTCTGCTCGATCACGTCGACGTGCTCGATTCGCAAGCCGCGCAATTGCGTGAAGAACGGACGAAACTCGCGCACGCAGTGGCCGGGTTGCCGGGCGCCGAAGTGTTCCCGAGCGCCGGCAACTTCCTGCTGGTGCGCGTGCCGGATGCGTCGGTCCTGTTCGAAACGCTACTGGCGGCGCGGGTTCTGATCAAAAACGTGAGTAAAATGCATCCATTGCTGGCCAATTGCGTGCGTTTGACCGTCGGTTCGCCGGAAGAAAACGCGCAATTGCTCGCCGCACTGAAGCTCGTATTGCACTGA
- a CDS encoding ABC transporter ATP-binding protein, whose translation MSAIEIRNVKKRYKDLQALKGVSLTVEEGEFFGLLGPNGAGKTTLISILAGLARADEGSIAVRGHDVVSDFRAARRALGVVPQELVFDPFFTVRETLRIQSGYYGLRNNDAWIDEIMANLDLTDKADANMRALSGGMKRRVLVAQALVHRPPVIVLDEPTAGVDVELRQTLWKFISRLNREGHTIVLTTHYLEEAESLCDRIAMLRRGEVVALERTSTLLQRFAGMQLFLRFAQGVLPADLRPLEVESGAGNGNGRQHLLRLASYDDVEKILAQCRTAGCTFEEIEVRKADLEDVFVQVMNGPEVIEGLA comes from the coding sequence ATGTCAGCCATAGAAATTCGTAACGTCAAGAAGCGCTACAAGGACTTGCAGGCGCTCAAGGGCGTCAGCCTCACAGTTGAAGAAGGCGAGTTCTTCGGACTGCTCGGTCCGAACGGCGCGGGCAAGACAACGCTCATCAGCATCCTCGCCGGGCTCGCGCGCGCCGATGAAGGCAGTATCGCGGTGCGTGGCCACGACGTGGTCAGTGATTTCCGCGCCGCGCGCCGCGCGCTCGGCGTGGTGCCGCAGGAACTCGTGTTCGATCCGTTTTTCACGGTGCGCGAGACTTTGCGCATCCAGTCCGGCTACTACGGTCTGCGCAACAACGACGCGTGGATCGACGAGATCATGGCCAATCTCGACCTTACCGACAAAGCCGACGCCAACATGCGCGCGCTGTCGGGCGGTATGAAGCGCCGCGTGCTGGTCGCGCAGGCGCTGGTGCACCGGCCGCCGGTGATCGTGCTCGACGAGCCGACCGCGGGCGTCGACGTCGAATTGCGGCAAACGCTGTGGAAATTCATCTCGCGTCTGAACCGCGAAGGCCACACCATCGTGCTGACCACGCACTACCTGGAAGAAGCCGAGTCGCTGTGCGACCGCATCGCCATGCTGCGGCGCGGTGAGGTCGTGGCGCTCGAACGCACCAGCACGCTGCTGCAACGCTTTGCCGGCATGCAACTGTTCTTGCGTTTCGCGCAAGGCGTGTTGCCGGCCGATCTGCGTCCGCTCGAAGTGGAAAGCGGCGCGGGCAACGGCAATGGCCGCCAGCATCTGCTGCGTCTCGCCAGTTACGACGACGTCGAAAAGATTCTCGCGCAGTGCCGCACGGCGGGCTGCACATTCGAAGAAATCGAGGTCCGCAAAGCCGACCTCGAAGATGTGTTCGTTCAGGTAATGAACGGCCCGGAAGTGATCGAGGGGCTTGCATGA
- a CDS encoding ABC transporter permease, whose protein sequence is MSGFRTLFYKELLRFWKVAFQTVLAPVITALLYLTIFGHALRGHVQVYPGVEYTSFLIPGLVMMSVLQNAFANSSSSLIQSKITGNLVFVLLPPLSHYEMFGAYVLAAVVRGLAVGFGVFIVTIWFVPVSFTAPLYIVLFAIFGAAILGTLGLIAGIWADKFDQLAAFQNFLIMPLTFLSGVFYSTHTLPPVWREVSRLNPFFYMIDGFRYGFFGMSDVNPLVSLAIVAGFFVVLAVVAMRMLASGYKLRH, encoded by the coding sequence ATGAGCGGTTTCCGTACGCTGTTTTACAAGGAGCTCCTGCGGTTCTGGAAGGTGGCGTTCCAGACGGTGCTGGCGCCGGTCATCACCGCGCTCCTGTATCTGACGATTTTCGGCCACGCTCTGCGCGGTCATGTGCAGGTCTATCCGGGTGTCGAATACACGAGTTTCCTGATTCCGGGTCTCGTGATGATGAGCGTGCTGCAAAATGCCTTCGCGAACAGTTCGTCCTCGCTGATCCAGTCGAAGATCACCGGCAATCTGGTGTTCGTGCTGTTGCCGCCGCTGTCGCACTACGAGATGTTCGGCGCCTATGTGCTCGCCGCGGTGGTGCGCGGCCTCGCCGTGGGTTTCGGCGTGTTCATCGTGACGATCTGGTTCGTGCCGGTCAGCTTCACCGCGCCGCTCTACATCGTTCTGTTCGCGATTTTCGGCGCGGCGATTCTCGGCACGCTGGGCTTGATCGCGGGTATCTGGGCCGACAAATTCGACCAGCTCGCGGCGTTTCAAAATTTTCTGATCATGCCGCTCACGTTTCTCTCGGGCGTGTTCTACTCCACTCACACGCTGCCACCCGTGTGGCGCGAAGTGTCGCGGCTCAATCCCTTTTTCTACATGATCGACGGCTTTCGCTACGGTTTCTTCGGGATGTCGGATGTCAATCCGCTCGTGAGCCTCGCGATCGTCGCCGGTTTCTTTGTGGTGCTGGCCGTGGTGGCGATGCGCATGCTCGCTTCCGGCTACAAACTGCGCCACTGA
- the hisB gene encoding imidazoleglycerol-phosphate dehydratase HisB, protein MRLAEVVRNTSETQIRVKINLDGTGQQKLATGVPFLDHMLDQIARHGLFDLEIEAHGDLHIDDHHTVEDTGITLGQAVAKAIGDKKGIRRYGHSYVPLDEALSRVVIDFSGRPGLEFHVPFTRARIGTFDVDLSIEFFRGFVNHAGVTLHIDNLRGLNAHHQMETVFKAFGRALRMATELDERAAGQIPSTKGSL, encoded by the coding sequence ATGCGCCTTGCGGAAGTCGTTCGCAACACCAGCGAAACGCAGATCCGTGTGAAGATCAATCTGGACGGCACCGGTCAGCAGAAGCTGGCCACCGGCGTGCCGTTTCTGGACCACATGCTCGACCAGATCGCGCGGCATGGATTGTTCGACCTCGAGATCGAAGCGCATGGCGATTTGCATATCGACGACCACCACACGGTCGAAGATACCGGCATCACGCTCGGCCAGGCCGTCGCGAAAGCGATCGGCGACAAGAAGGGCATTCGCCGTTACGGTCATTCTTACGTGCCGCTCGACGAAGCGCTCTCGCGCGTCGTGATCGATTTTTCCGGTCGTCCGGGGCTCGAATTCCATGTGCCGTTTACGCGCGCGCGGATCGGCACGTTCGACGTCGATCTATCCATCGAATTTTTCCGCGGCTTCGTGAATCACGCCGGCGTGACGCTGCATATCGACAACCTGCGCGGCCTGAACGCCCATCACCAGATGGAAACGGTGTTCAAGGCGTTCGGGCGTGCATTGCGCATGGCCACCGAACTGGACGAACGCGCGGCGGGGCAGATTCCGTCGACCAAGGGCAGCCTTTAA
- the hisA gene encoding 1-(5-phosphoribosyl)-5-[(5-phosphoribosylamino)methylideneamino]imidazole-4-carboxamide isomerase — translation MLLIPAIDLKDGQCVRLKQGDMDQATIFSEEPAAMARHWVDRGARRLHLVDLNGAFAGKPKNEDAIRAIIEEVGGEIPVQLGGGIRDLNTIERYLDDGLSYVIIGTAAVKNPGFLQDACTAFGGHIIVGLDAKDGKVATDGWSKLTGHEVADLARKFEDYGCESIIYTDIGRDGMLQGINIEATVRLARAVKIPVIASGGLSNLADIESLCEVEDEGIEGVICGRAIYSGDLDFAAAQTLADRLRESDDA, via the coding sequence ATGCTGCTGATCCCCGCCATCGACCTGAAAGACGGTCAGTGTGTACGCCTCAAACAGGGCGATATGGACCAGGCGACGATATTTTCCGAGGAACCGGCGGCGATGGCCCGACACTGGGTCGATCGCGGAGCCCGGCGTCTGCACCTCGTCGACCTGAATGGCGCGTTCGCCGGCAAGCCGAAGAACGAAGACGCGATTCGCGCGATCATCGAGGAGGTGGGCGGCGAGATTCCCGTTCAACTGGGCGGCGGCATTCGCGACCTGAATACGATCGAGCGCTATCTGGACGACGGTTTGTCGTACGTGATCATCGGCACGGCGGCGGTGAAGAATCCCGGCTTTTTGCAGGATGCCTGCACGGCGTTCGGCGGCCATATCATCGTCGGGCTGGATGCGAAAGACGGCAAGGTCGCAACCGACGGCTGGAGCAAGCTGACCGGTCACGAAGTGGCCGATCTCGCGCGCAAGTTCGAGGACTACGGCTGCGAGTCGATCATCTACACCGACATCGGCCGAGACGGCATGCTGCAGGGCATCAACATCGAAGCGACGGTGCGTCTCGCGCGCGCGGTGAAGATTCCGGTGATCGCGAGCGGCGGGTTGTCGAACCTCGCGGACATCGAATCGCTGTGCGAAGTCGAAGACGAAGGCATTGAAGGCGTGATCTGCGGCCGGGCCATCTACTCGGGCGACCTCGACTTCGCGGCGGCGCAAACCCTCGCGGACCGGCTGCGCGAATCGGACGACGCTTAA
- a CDS encoding STAS domain-containing protein: MSEVLSPVANRFESGATLTHESANAALAAGLQRIAAGANGVDCAPLAQFDSSALAVLLAWQRAAQARGGAFEIVNLPAGLASLAQAYGVDTLLSARH, translated from the coding sequence GTGAGCGAAGTGCTGAGCCCCGTCGCGAACCGCTTTGAAAGCGGCGCGACGCTGACCCACGAGAGCGCGAACGCCGCGCTCGCGGCGGGTTTGCAACGGATCGCGGCGGGCGCGAACGGCGTGGATTGCGCGCCGCTCGCGCAATTCGATTCGTCCGCGCTGGCCGTCCTCCTTGCGTGGCAGCGCGCCGCTCAAGCGCGCGGCGGCGCGTTCGAGATCGTCAACCTGCCGGCTGGTCTCGCCAGCCTTGCGCAAGCCTACGGCGTCGATACCCTCTTATCGGCGCGACATTGA